One Bos javanicus breed banteng chromosome 10, ARS-OSU_banteng_1.0, whole genome shotgun sequence genomic window, AGTGAAAATATTCATGTAGAAAAACTTTCTCTTAAAAGGTAAGGAGTATTACAATTCTTTAACAATCCCCaaacaggagaatggatacatgtacaagTGTGGCTGCATCATTTCACTATACACCTGacaccatcacaacattgttaatcatctccaatataaagtaaaaagtttttttaaatccCCAAATACATCACTGATGATGTTTGAATGATAAAGGGCCTTCTAGGATTGCgtgcgggagaaggcaatggcaccctactccagtactcttgcctggaaaatcccatggacggaggagcctggtaggctgcaatccatggggtcgcaaagagtcagacacgactgagcgacttcactttcacttctcactttcatgcattggagaaggaaatggcaacccactccagtgttcttgcctggagaatcccagggacgggggagcctggtgggctgccgtctatggggtcacacagagtcgaacacgactgaagtgacttagcagcagttttgCGTGCATATTAACTCAAAATATCACCAGGCAAAGTTTATCATGGTTATGCATAGAGATTTCTGAATTTCTCTTTCATTACTACTAGAATTCTGATATTGTGCAAGTATGTAATCAACAAATTTCAAATCAGTTTTACAACCCCCTTCATGTTAAATTTTACATAAAGAGTACCAGGAATAAATGAGGGAAATTCCAGTACTGTTTACTTGCATTTGTTCTGTATTTGAAAGATCAGATTTCCACTAATCAGATTTACCTAAAAATTAGAGCCCTAAAGAAttctaaagatgaagaaattttTAGAATGAGTCAATGGTTCACTCTTGAAATTTTAGAACCGAATAAAATGCATAAGTACTTTATCCTAATGACATGaggaaaacagtttaaaatgaCCAGAGGCTATTAACAGTTATTAGGAAAGTAGTGAGAAAGTGGCTAAATATAGGTTGGAAATTTAGAGACAAACAGTATCTGAGTCAAGAATGGACGTCTGATGTGTTTCCTGTGTCCTGTCTCatttcaggaagaaagaaagtttCCCTCTATCTCTGTGAAATGATAATAACATGTGTTTAATATGaggaatttattaatttatacaaTATTCCTTTAATGCAAAAACCATATGGAATATGTTATCGGTCCTATGCATGATTTTATATTGGATAGCcaaaataatgcttttttaaaagatcaattaagaaatgtttaacaacaaAACTTTATGTGAGGAGTAATCagattatttcttaatttagACCAGTATTTACACTAGTGAATCTTCTAAAATCTCAGACTCAGCCTTTTAATGCATAGGTCTGTGcagaagcaaaaagaaactgCACCCTCGGTCCCAGCTCAGGCCCCTTGATCTGCTATGGAGAAAAAGGTCTTTGCCACTGTATTTTTACAGCTAAAAGTCGAGATTAAGAGACAAAGTGGTGCAGATATTTATAACATCTTCACAACTCTCTTATAAATCTTGGGTTGatcttttcatgggcttccctgatagcttagtgggcaaaaaatccatctgcaacccagaagacacagaagatacaggttcaatcccagggttgggaagatcccctggaggaggaaatggcaacccattacagcattcttgcctgaaaaatcctatggacagagtagcctcgTGGCCTGTAATCCAAAAGGttacagaatcagacatgaccgatTAACTAATCACAAGAACACAATCTTCTCATATGTTACCCCCGAATAAGTATTTTCTCTCTGATGGTATTGTGGTTAAAAGCATAGGCTCTGTGTTTAAACTGCCTGCCTTTGAATGCTGGCTCCAGTATTCACTAGCTTGGGACCCAGGGTAAGTTATttgcctcatttgtaaaatgagaataaaaatgctACCTCTATGACAGATTGTTGTGAAGGTGATgggttaatatatgtaaaaattagCACTCAAAAATGTTAGCAATTTTGATGATGGTAATAATGACCTGAACTTCATTACAGCGTACCGAGCATTTTACATTCTGAGTTTCACTTCCCAAGCTTCGGAAGTCCTAGGCTGGCATTCTTGGAGGAAGCAGTAATTGTAACTTGCCCATACTTTGGGACAATGGTTGACATCAGCAGTTCAGGTTTCCTCAATGTCCTACCCCTCTTTCCTCATTCCTGGGTTGCTGAGCAGGCTGGAGTCCCACTGGGTACACAGCTATGAGTTCTCCTTGTCGGGCCAATGGTGTGGCCCACTTCTTGTGTGttgagttagttgctcagtcatgtccaactctttgtggccccatggattgtagcccaccagggaagacctgtggCCCACTTTGAGGGCCCAGAAAGCAGTTCTGTTATCTCaaggaagaaagaggcagagagagggcagATTGCTAGCATTTTCTGGAACACAGGAAATTAGTTAGAATAGttcattaataattattttacattgATTCCATTTTTCACTGATGCTATTTGGGTatgttgggttaaataaaatattttagttaataattaatttcatcttttttttaagctttttgttatgtggctactagaaaattagagaaacgctggactggatgaaacacaagctggaatcaagattgccgggagaaatatcaataacctcagatatgcagatgacaccacccttatggcagaaagtgaagaagacctaaagagcctcttgatgaaagtgaaagaggagagtgaaaaagttggcttaaaactcaacagtcagaaaaataagatcatggcatctggtcccatcacttcatggcaaatagatggggaaacagtagaaacagtgacagactttatttgggggggctccaaaatcactgcagatggtgattgcagccatgaaattaaaagacatttgccccttggaagaagagctatgaccaacccagacagcatattaaaaagcagagacattaccaacaaaggtccgtctagtcaaagctatggtttttccagtggtcatgtatggatgtgagagttcgactataaataaagctgagcgctgaagaattgatgcttttgaactgtggtgttggagaagactcttgagggtcccttggactgtaaggagattcaaccagtccatcctaaaggaaatcagtcctgaatattcattggaaggactgacgctgaagctgaaactccaatactttggccacctgatgcaaagaactgactcactagaaaagaccctgatattgagaaagattgaaggtggggggagaaggggacaacagaggatgagatggttgaatggcatcaccgactcatggacatgagtttgagtaaactccgggagttgctgatggacaaggaggcctggcgtgctgcagtccacggggtcgcagagttagacacaactgatcaactgaactgaactgagaaaactgGAGATTCCTTCTGTGGCTGGCATTTGTGGCTCACGGGGTATTTCTGTTGGGCTGTGCATGCTCTCTTAGAAAAACAGGAGAATTTCTGGAGGCAACCAGAGGCCTTTGCCTTGTCCACCAGAGCCCTGGTTAGGATGTGTGGAAATGATTCCTGCCTTGGGTGGGAGATTGTTGTaggccatttctttttctattattaattaattactttttcaTTGTGGCAAAAaagcatataacataaaattcaccctctCAACAGTTTCTAAGTGTATAATTAAATACTGTTACCCAATGCACATTGTTGTGCAAAAGATTCCCCAGAACCTCTCAGCCCAATCCTACATGGCTGAAACtacatctgcaaaacaactcctcctacccctcccccagcccctggcgtGCACTGttcaattttctgtttctatgagtttgactacttCAGGTACCTTCTCTAAGTggcatcatacagtatttgtccttctgtgactgggtGTAGGCCGTTTCTGAGCACAATTTTCATGTACACCAAGTAGAATAAAAGGACACGGGGGAAAGCACCCCCAGAGACCCATGCCAAGCATTCTGAAATAGCAGAATGTAAAGCACCATTCTGTAGCCTTGACTTTTGAATTGTCAGATAAGCCTtccaagaaataaattaattctgGACAGTGTAGCATTTCATAACGTTTAAAGCACTGTATAAATGAAAGTTACAAGTACCAATAATccatagataaaataaaattagttaatGGTGCATGTAAATGTCCTTATTAAGAGATGACTTGATACTTCCCGTTTAAGGTACAGTTCAAATATCTGTTTTGTGACAGGCATCATCTCTTTCTTTTCACCAAGACTGTGGCAGGTTAAGAGTCAACTGTTTATTCCCTGTAGGAGCAATCCTGTGCTTCTGAAGATTAGGAAGTGGAGATGCTAAAACTCAGAGTTCTCATTTCTCTGTAAGAGGTCAGCACTTGCTCAGATACATCCCAGGCTCTGCTACCCATGTTACATCTTAGGAGGTTCAAACTTACAGCATCATGGAACTAACTGCTGGTATTGCCTCCAACCAGGGCAGCACCCAGCCCAGAACCTAGGCAAGGGGTTTCTCCAAGCAACCAGTCTTTCCTCTACTTATTATCATGAACATATTATGAATTTTAATGGCAACCAAGAGTTATACTTCCAATATACATGTAATTTGGGAATCCTGTAAACTAGATTTTGTTGAACAAGACAATGAATGTTCTGGATTTCTGCAATGTGGACCCTTCTCACCTGGGACCGTTCTTAATGGCAGCTGGAATGCTACTGGTTGGGCATCACATTTTGCTTTGAGAGAAACAGAAGGCAGAGCCTAGAGAACTGGCACCAGCTGATTGGGGTGGCCTGGAGGACTGGCCTGGAGGTGAACTACAGCTCAGGGAAGTCAGATTGTAACTGACAACTATCCAAAGGTAGATGGGAACTGCTTCTTCCTCAGATAGGAAGCCATTCTAGCCTTGTAGACTGGAACTGGCTCTAAGATGGGGTCTGGGCTGGCTTAGTGGAGGACCAAGACTCCCTTTCAGGGGTGCTGTGTCACCGTATGAGAAACactagcatgctgctgctgctgctgctaagtcacttcagtcgtgtccgactctgtgcgaccccatagacggcagcccatcaggctccaccgtccctgggattctccaggcaagaacattggagtgggttgaaacACTAGCATAGAGATGCCCATTTGCTGGGGTTAGGGAAGCAGGAAGTGGAGTAAAGGTGAGACTTGAGAGGGGAAGGCAATAGACCTTTACAAATTAGGTCATATTTTTACAAGTTGTGAAAATCTGTGTGGTGGTGGAAAGGGTGGGAGTAAGAGGAAAGCGTTTAAGAAGGCTGCACCGAGCTCGGCTGTAGAAACCAAGTGAGTGCCTTACCGTGAAAGGCAAGGAGCAGACGGCGAAGGTGATGGTCATGATAGCCAGGAGAATAAGATGGTCCGTCTCCTCCGCCATGGATACCCTTTCCGCTCTCCTGTGGCTGCTGCCCAAGGAGGGTCCGCAGCGGCTTCTCCTGCCCCGGCGGTGCATGTGGATGAGGTTGACGATGACACTGAAGTTGCAGGCCAGCACGGCGATGatgagcaacagcagcagagtgGCGTAAAGCCGCAGGTACGTGGTCTGCTTGTGTCCGATGAAGCACCACGTCCCCGGGTTGTACTGGGCATACTTCCAATGATCCAGCAGCGGCAGGGAGCAAAAGAGCAGGGAGACTATGTAGATAGTGGGCAGCACAGCCAGCCCACTGCGGCGGGTGACTCGGCGCTGGTAGAAGTAGGGGTGTCCGATGGCTAGGTAGCGCTCCAGGGCCATGGCGAAGAGCATGAGCATCGTGGCCAGGCTGAAGAAGGTCATGGAAAAGGCAAAGTAGGTGCACACGCGCCTCTCCGGCCCCAGGGCCACCAGAGTCCGGTTCTGCGCATACGAAGCCAGCACCACGGGGCTGATGAGGCAGGTCCCAAGCAGGTCGGTGAGAACCAGCTCTGTCACCAACACGTGGAACAGCGAGATGGAGTTTCCGCGGCCCTCGCTACGCCCTGAGTCCCCCCGCCAGCGGCGCACCAGGAGCGCCAGCGCAATGAGGTTCCCCAGCACCCCGGCCGTGAACATCACGGAGCTGATGGCCGGGCTTTCTCCAGAGGGGAGCCACAGTGGCTCTTCGCGGTTCTCGGACTGGGAGTCGTTGGAAGTATTGCCCATGGTGGGGTGCCGGGAGGAGAGACGCGTCCTTTCCTCCCGCCGGCGCGCACCTGGCGGGAGGTGGGGTCTGAGAGCCCAACTGCTACGAGACTCTGAGCGAAGGGGAGGGATCCAAATCCAGAGCCCCCTGCCGGTCCCCGGCGCTCACCGAGGGCGGCCTCGGCCCGGGTCTCCTGCGGCTCCCGGAGAGGCCGCGCGGCTGTCGCATCCTACGGTGCCCCGGGCGCCTCGGGGGACCCGCCGGCGCCTCCTCCGCGTCTCCCGGGGTGGCGGCGGTCCAGGGGCGAGAGCCGACGAGTTGCCAGGAGGTGGACGCGTCACGCTACGAGTCTCTCCGGGCGCGCGGGGGCGGAGACCGGCCAGGCGAGGGGCGTGGGTGGCCGGTGAGAGCAGCGGCCCTGGTCCCTAGCTCAGGCGGCTGCTCGATGCCCACAGGCTGGCTGACCACCGCCGGGACGGTAGTCCTTTAGCCCTGGCCGAGGGCCTGGTGGGAGTGCGGGGCACAGTGTGGGGTACTGTGTCGGCACAGCGTTCACGGAAGGCAACGCCAGGGAGAGCAAAGCGACTCAGCAAGCAATAGAGAAGTTGGGAGGACCCAGTACCGTGAGACGTGAAAAAGGGAGCAACAGACACTAAAGACTGCTGACAGTAAGACcaatgtgtttgtttgtttgtttgtttttaacattctCAGGAAGACACATCAGGAAGGCGGGGCCAAAATTAggaggaagtgaaaagcaagccCGCGCATTCGAGCAACCGAGCCATGAGTGCACGCCAAGCTGTCTGTTGCACCGTCGCTTTGATTCGGTTCCCagcatttctcctttttctatgtCAACACGGTAACGGATAACCACTTGTTTAAGcaaccattttttttaagttctttgtaATTGTGTACAATTTGTGGGTACAGCTTAAAACCACATTGTTCTCTACCCAAGCTCAGCTGCGAAAGAGAAATGTtgttcagccatatatatatatatatatatatatatatatatatatataaaataagtccCACGACCCATGCCTGGTAGAGTTTATTGGTTGATGACAGTTTCAGAGACTGGAGATGACAAATTTGGTTTGGTAGTTTCTTACTGCCTACTGTCATTtattcagtcatgaaaaagacctgatgttaaaaacaaacatcaGTTTGACAGCCaacatgtgctgtgctgtatttagttgctcaatcctgtccaactctttgccaccccatggactgtagcccgccaggctcctctgtccgtgggaattctccaggcaggaatactggagtgggttgccgtgtcctcctccaggggaatcttcccaacccaggtctcctgcattgcagacggattctttaccttctgagccaccagggaagcccgcatgGATAATTACATTCTGTAAGGAGGGTCATAGGcaatctttcctttactcccaCAGAATGGCTTCCCATCCCTGTCCAACccaacccaccccccacccccgactcgGCCAGTTCCCTAGGCAGATCCATCCCCCTCCCaggcctcctcccttccccaagtGCAAGGATATGCACTCAATGTCCTACCATTGAGAACTGGTCTAATAGATTTTGATACACCTATGCAACACAATAAAAAATCATTAGAAAGGATGAGGTGTATCTGTATTTACTGATAATGTGGAGTTAAAAGCATGTAAATCATTccattcatataaaattatatgcataAGTATTTGTACAGAGCAGCATCTAGAAGGATGTTCAGCAAAATATTAATGGTAATTTCTCTGGGtagtacttttttctttatgCCTTTCTGTCTTGGTGAATTTTTCTATGTATTACCTTTATATCAGGAAATGCAAGGAAGCtgctttttatttagaaaaaaattaattattggaGGACTCTTCTACTTGGTGGAAGGCAGGGGGTTAAATGCtaatgttttcaattctctttccattctgttccTTAATGAATGGGAAGGTCTTATCAGTTTCTTAAAACTGATCAAGAAGATTGTCCTTATTTGAAAATTGGAAATCATCACACATTAGGCAGCATTTCTAATGACATGGAGCCCTGCCCCACTTAAAGTGACTGCTTTGACAATAGACTCTTGGTGTCTGTCAGCTAGTGTCATTGCTagctcaattctgacactaccaTTACCAGGAAGTCATAAACACGTAGCAAAAAGTCAACTaaaggatcaaaaaaaaaaattaagtgaacaGAAACTAACTTCAAGACTGATTCACAACATTAAGGAAAATTGtgagggggcaggtggagaatctcaatagagaaatggaaactataaaaacaaaaaaagaacaaaatggaaattctagaactaAAACTTACAGCAGCTTGAGGTTGACAGATTAAAGGGTGAAACCTGAAGACTAATCAAACCTTCCTTTTCTGTCATCATGACTTTTGTGCTCCTGGGAAATATTCTCACTTTTTCCATACCACATACCACAAGGCTTAGAGAACACTCGTTTCCTGCTGCTTGCCCTGTTTTTACCCAAGAAGTGAAGCATGGGTTTCCTATGCTCTCAGATCCCTCAAATCTCTAAGAGGTACAGAGCAACCTTATCCAGGAAACCCCGTGTTAACATCTAAGCTTCCCCAGTTCTCCTAAACTTCACCTTCCCTCATTCATATCCCATGAAACTACTAGGGGAGAAGTGGTGAAACTCTGCTCTTCCTTATCTCCTCTCATCTAGGTCTTGACTTTTAAAAGTCATAAGCTAAGAATTTATGCCTGTGTTCTGCTAAGACTGTCCTTTCTCTGAGGCAGTCAGCATAgaactccctgctgctgctgctgctgctgctgctaagtcgcttcagtcatgtccgactctgtgcgaccccatagacggcagcccaccaggctcccccgtccctgggattctccaggcaagaacaccagaatgggttgccatttccttctccaatgcatgaaagtgaaaagtgaaagtgaagtcgctcagtcatgtccgactcttcgagacgccatggactgcagccttccaggctcctccgtccatgggattttccaggcaagagtactggagtggggtgccattgccttctccaaattttcaacagaggaatgggtaaagaagatgtggtacatatgtacaatggaatattgagttcagttcagtcgctcagtcgtgtcagactgtttgtgaccccatgaatcgcagaaccccaggcctccctgtccatcaccaactcccggagttcactcaaactcacgtcccatcgagtcagtgatgccatccagccatctcatcctctgtcgttcccttctcctcctgcccccaatccctgccagcatcagtcttttccaatgagtcaactcttcgcatgaggtggccaaagtactggagtttcacctttagcatcattccttccaaagaacacccaggactgatctcctttagaatggactggttggatctccttgcagtccaagggactctcaagagtcttctccaacaccacagttcaaaagcatcaattcttcggcactcagctttcttctcagtccaactctcacatccatacatgaccactggaaacaccatagccttgactaccgacctttgttggcaaagtaatgtctctgcttttgaatatgctgtctaggttggtcataactttccttccaaggagtaagcatcttttaatttcatggctacaatcaccatctgctgtgattttggagcccaaaaaaataaagtctgacactgtttccactgtttccccatctatttgccatgaagtgatgggaccagatgccatgatcttagttttctgaatgttgagctttaagccaactttttcattctcctctttcactctcatcaagaggcttttgagttcctcttcactttctgccataagggtggtgtcatctgcatatcggaggctattgatatttctcctggcaatcttgattccagcttgtgcttcatccagcccagcgtttctcatgatgtactctgcatagaagttaaataagcagggtgacaatatacagccttgacgtactccttttcctatttggaaccagtctgttgttccatgtccagttctaactgttgcttcctgacctgcatatagatttctcaagaggcaggtcaggaggtctggtattcccatctctttcagagttttccacagtttcttgtgatccacacagtcaagggctttggtatagtcaataaagcagaaatagatgtttttctggaactctcttgctttttccatgatccagcagatgttggcaatttgatctctggttcctctgccttttctaaaaccagctatattactcagctataaaaaggaatgaaattgggtcatttgtggagatgtggatggacctagagactgtcagacAGAGTGAagtttaagtcagaaagagaaaaacaaatattgtacataGACGcacacatgtggaatctgaaaaaactgatatagatgatcttatttacaaagcagaaatagagatatggatgtagagaacaaatgtatggataccaaggggaaaagggaagtgggatgaattgagagataggggttgacacatatacactcttGATACTACGTATAAAAGAGATTAGTAAaagaacctattgtacagcacagagaactctactcagtgctctgtggtgacttaaatgggaaggaaatccaaaaagagggaatatatgtatacatatagctgatccagtctgctgtacagtagaaactaatacaatattgtaaagcaactatagtccaataaattttttaaagtataatgaaTACCTTATACTGaaatatgtattcagttcagttcagtcgctcaatcatgtccaactctttgcaaccccatggactgcagcactccaggcttccccgtctgtcaccaactcccagagcttgctcaaactcatgtccattgagttggtgatgccatccaaccatctcatcctgtcgtccccttctcctcctgccttcaatccttctcagcatcagggtcttttacaatatgtcagttcttcacatcaggtgggcaaagtattgaagcttcagcttcagcatcagtccttccaatgaatattcaggactgatttcctttagcattgactggtttgatctccttgctgtccaagggactctgaagagtcttctctaacaccacagttcaaaaccatcaattctatggcacttagccaccagggaggcccaagggCTTATTATATTCCTTAAACTGTTAAAGACTTAGTACACATTACCTCATTACTTTTTCTATCAATTCTATAAGAAAGGTCAGAGATATACTCCTCTTCATATGACCAAACTGAAAGGATAAATGCTTGAAGTTCTATGTCTAAGGAAGTTCCTTTCAttattatttgtatgtttttcttaGGAACTAGCCTaaatgtctggagaaggaaatggcaacctactccagtgttcttgcctagagaatcccagggacgggggagcctggtgtgctgctgtctatggggttgcacagagtcggacacgactgaagtgacttagcagcagcagcagcagcctaaatgTCAAGGAAAAGAGACATATAAATATGTTAGATGTATCTGTTCAATGGAATATTTTGCAACTAAAACAAATTAAGACCTTGTAAAtccccaccacccctgcccctgAGTTTCTACTTTTTATTCTCTCCAGTATCATATCAAATCCAAGAGAAGTAGGAGGGGGAAGAGTATTGACTTAAGAAAGACAGCAGATAAAAATGTGGTTAATTTTATCATGTGGGCATATATAGATATATCCTACAATTTGATttgatattattaaattttttgttaCATAGGGTGTGTTTTGTTATGATGATATCTGTGTGTCAAAGGGGAATTCCACAGGCCATGGCTGAGTTCTGTGGTTTCTCTTCTCCATAGCCCTACTGCCTTGTAACACACCAtgtgattttgttattttttgtcatttgctTGTTGACTATCTCCCTCTGAAAGAATTTCAGTTCCTAGAAGGAAGGGATCTTGGTCACTTTAATTCAGTGATGTATCATCCCAGGAactagaacagtgcctgccagagagtagtgaaagtgaaagtcgctcagtcttgtctgactcttttcgactccatgtattatacagtccatggaattctccaggccagaatactggggtggattgcctatcctttctccagggggtcttcccaacccaaggatcgaacccaggtctcccacattgcaagtggattctttaccatctgagccaccagagaagcccaataatactggagtgggtagcctatcccttctctagcggatcttcccgacccaggaatcgaaccagggtctcctgcattgcaggccgattcttacCAAGCGCTTGATAAACATGTGTTGAATGAACAGAGTGGAGCAATGGGCTGAGCCGGTGCTGCTGAGGGTTTAACCTGATGGATGCAGAGAAGTGGTCACTGACTTTTGCAGAAGGTACTCCATTGGTGACCCTGCTAAGAGCTCTTTTGGCAGAATTGatggagaggagaaggaggttgtccaagagaaaaggaagaagggatgTGGGCAATTTCAAATAGAAACAGTGCATAATTACTTCCAGGAGTTGGAAAGTACGTTAACTGGGAAATTGTGGCCTTTTAGATCCAAATTAAGACAATCTGCCATGGAGCTTGGCATTTATAAAGGCAGGCATGTTTCAGTAAAAACTacattttat contains:
- the PTGER2 gene encoding prostaglandin E2 receptor EP2 subtype, with translation MGNTSNDSQSENREEPLWLPSGESPAISSVMFTAGVLGNLIALALLVRRWRGDSGRSEGRGNSISLFHVLVTELVLTDLLGTCLISPVVLASYAQNRTLVALGPERRVCTYFAFSMTFFSLATMLMLFAMALERYLAIGHPYFYQRRVTRRSGLAVLPTIYIVSLLFCSLPLLDHWKYAQYNPGTWCFIGHKQTTYLRLYATLLLLLIIAVLACNFSVIVNLIHMHRRGRRSRCGPSLGSSHRRAERVSMAEETDHLILLAIMTITFAVCSLPFTIFAYMNENSSRKEKWDLQALRFLSINSIIDPWVFAILRPPVLRLMRSVLCCRVSLRTQEATQTSCSTQSNASKQIDL